The stretch of DNA GAAAAGTAGAGATTTAGTCAACAACCTACGTCAAATAAAACCAATGTCACCCAGGAGAACTAAACGATGGGACGCgattggcaccgcatggaaatgGATAGCCGGATCGCCAGATGCTGAGGACTTAAGAATCATCAATTGCACGCTCAATGACCTGATCGATCAAAACAACCGACAGATCCAGGTCAACAACGCGATCAACACTAGAATCGACGAGATACTAGCCACCGTCAATAAGATTATCGAAAATCAATCCTTTGCGAATAAAAACCTATCGGAGGAAATGGATGCAATAACACTCTTGCTGTACATGAACACGATAAACGACATTCTAGAGGAGATAGAAGACACAATCCTGAGGACTCGAATAGAACTCGTCAACAATAAGATACTCTCACTGAAAGAAATTCTCACTATAGAAACCCTGGTAAACGAACAAGGCATTCATACACAATCTCCCGAAGAAGCTCTAAATTTTGCCACACCGAAAATTGCCACCAGAGGCGACCTAATGTTCTACATTCTACAAATCCCCAAAATAGGAAGGAATTGTGATACTCTCGAACTAATACCTTTAACAGTCAATGACACGATTATAAGCAACCTTCCATCTCACGTTATACGAAGCGGAAACGACTTATTCGAAACGAACAACCCATCAAGCATAATCCAGAGAGAATCATTTCTAAAACCACTGAAAAATAACTGTTCTACACAGATTATACTAGGCAGAGAGAGCCACTGCGATGCACATTTCGACAATAGCACGGCAATTATACTTCTAGACAACAATGAAATTTTAGTTAACAACGCCAAAGGATCGCAAATGAATTCAAATTGCGGACCACATAACCGTACACTTTATGGAAACTTTGTCATCACCTTCATCAACTGTAACGTAGAGATAAATGATAAAACCTACACGTCAGCGGAGCTCTTCAGCGACATCAAGGAGATTCAAGGCGCCTTCTCAAACCTCGCGATAAGACGGAAAATCAAGAAACAACACGACATCCCCCTTATTCATAATCAGACAATTCTGAACAGAATAGAATTAGAGCACATAAAATTGAAACAATTCGAACATCAGAAAATGTTACTACTAACAATCGGAGGATTTTCGTCAACAACGGTAATTGCAATAATCATGGTAGCAATCTGTCTTCCTAGAAAGAAAGTTATCATAAAAATGGGAAAGAAAAACCCCACTCGAAGTAATAACAAAAGTACGAGGACGTCCTTGATTCTGCCCCCGGAGGAGTTACGCACCAGTCCCATCTAATTCGCGCCAACATCAAACCAAGCCAAGCCAAGCCAAGCTACCCTTAGGAGACGCCACCATCAAGCCACGCCATCGTCATGGCGCGCATCGACCAAGCCACGCCATCATAATCAATACCAAGCCGTATCATCACCCACGCATACACCAAGCCACGCCGTCATCACCGACACACCACCACCAACCCGCCCAGAGTAAAAAGAACAAGGAAAGCAAGCTTAGGTAAAGAAGTAGGGATAAAGCTAGCATCAGTCTTAATCATAAACGCGATCGGACAAGTTGAATAAAGGATAGTTACCCTAAACGAGTTTTTTATTTCCTTTTTATTCCTTTTTTGATGATTCACCTTAAGTGAATCTTTTaatatatatttctattatCGGTAAATTTATTTACGTATGCCTCAACCTACGCTATTCATAATAACAACTCGAAAAAGAATCTCACACGTTTGCATCAATTAGTGCATTTATAACTATAGGGACCCCTAATGTAAACGTACCATAAGATACAAACAAAAATAGATCAAATGAAACTACTACTCGACGAGCTAAGGAAAACTTACAACGATTTAAAAGCAAAGGATCAACATAGATCTTCGAAAAGAATATTGAACAAACAGATAGACAAAGCAAACAAGTTAATCACTAAGCtatcaaaaatatcgaaaatagAAGACACAGTCGAGGGCCATTTGATTTTAGAAAAAGGGAAAGAACTCCATCAAGCCATTAAGCAGCTAGTGGAGCAGAAACGCAAACACGAAATTTTATCATTCAAAGCAGCTGCCACAGCAGTTCTATTTACTAAGAAACTAGAGAAGATATCAAAAATGGCGCAAGCTTTAGAAATAATCAAAACGATTCCGATACTAGTTCCCCATTATAATGGTGAGGGGGAAAAGTTAAACAGTACGATTGCCGCTCTTAATGCGTGCAAATCGTTAATTAACAACGATAACCAAGCAATTGCCATCCAGGTCATTCTTTCTCGCCTGGAGGGCAAAGCGAGGTCAGCAGTGGGGGATAATCCTCAGAATGTTGACGagataattgaaaaattaaagaatAAATGCACGGTTAAAGTCGCACCCGAATCGGTGGTTGCGAAATTGAACGCTATCAAACAGAATAGCGAAATCGGAAAATTTACCGatcaaattgaaaaactaaccTTACAGCTGGAACGTGCATACATTGATGAAGACGTTCCAGTCGGAACAGCATCAAGGATGTCCACAAAAGCAGGAATTAAACGCGTTGAGTCTGGTGTTGTCCGAAACCCTCTCTGCCCAATTCGATTCACCAAACAGGatatggcgaccgtgacaggaaTTAAAGCTTTGGCATCTGGAGTGAGAAATCACGAAACCAAACTGATACTTAAAGCAGGACAATTTAGCACACTATCTGCAGCGATCGAGACAATAAATGAAAACGAACAGCCGCACAACGATAATGCCAACATAATGCATTATCGGACGCAAAATTCCCGAAATAACCCACATCAAGGGAATCGACCTTCGTATAATAATAGAAACCGTAATAATTCTAAccataacaacaacaactttaGACGGAACGATAGATTTCAATCTAGACCGTTTTTAACACATAGGAAGACAAACAACTATAATGGCTATCAGAGACAACAACATAATCAAAACTATAATCGACACCCGCAGAACAGGGCACCATTCAATTCAACACGAAACAACGGCTCGCGCGTTTTCTTAGCGCAATCGGGAAACGCGTTCACCCCCCAGCAAATAACTGTTGGGGGCACCGGACAAGTCACTGGACAAGGCACTGGACAAGATCCAAGACAGAGTCAAGGCCAGTACCAGAATGTGATACAGGAACAACAGATTCGACCACAACGGCAAATGCAAGGTCAAGTAATGACCTACACTCGAATGAACTAATCACTAAGCGATGTTTTCAGATAAACTCCTCATGTAGTAATTTTGTTTACCTGAAATtagaattttcaacatcagagtCCACCCTTCTCGTTGACTCCGGTGctgaaatttctatttttaaaataaacacaGTCAAATCTACACAACAGataaatttttcagaaaaatgtcgtATTACAGGCATAAATGACATACAAACGGAAACCATTGGTAAAACACTGACTAAAATTTTACTTCCTAATGGAACAACAATCGAGCATAAATTCCAAATCGTAGATGCAAATTTTTCAATACCGACAGATGGAATTCTCGGTAGAGATTTTTTGTCGAAATTCAAATGTTCGATAAGCTACGATACATGGTTTTTAACAATTGCTAACAATGGAGAAATAATCGAAATACCCATTGAAGATAACCTTAACGGAGAATTTATTATACCACCTAGATGTgaagttttcaaacaaatttttacacAAGAAATCAATAACGACTACGTATTACTATCACAAGAAATCATACCCGGAGTTTACTGTGCCAACACGGTTGTAAACTTAAAAGATCAtgtaataaaaattatcaatacGAACACTGAACCAGTTCgcataaacaaaaattttaaaagaaaatacatATCACTTCAAAGTTACGacgttttcaattttaacagaacgaacaaaaataaccgaaacaaaaaactttttgaagaaCTAAATTTAACCGATACACCTGAAATATGTAAACAGAAACTATTGGACCTATGTTCGAAGTTCAATGATATATTTGCTTTAGAAGGAGATACATTATCAAGTAACAATTTTTATAAGCAGAAAATTAATTTGTCTGACAATACACCAgtatacattaaaaattaccgtTCACCCGAAGTTCACCGACAAGAAATAAATTCACAAGTAAACAAACTGTTGACTGACAACATAATTCAACCGTCAGTATCACCGTATAACTCTCCCATACTTTTGGTACCAAAGAAGTCAACAACAGATTCCAAAAAATGGCGTTTAGTCGTAGATTTCAGGcaactgaataaaaaaattgttgccgACAAATTCCCTCTGCCTAGAATTGATGATATTCTAGATCAGCTAGGTAGAgctaaatattttacaacctTAGACTTAATGTCAGGTTTCCACCAGGTTGAACTTGATGAGCATTCTAAACAATTCACCGCTTTCTCCACACCAACTGGTCATTTCGAATTTAACAGATTACCGTTCGGTTTGAACATATCACCGAACAGTTTCCAAAGAATGATGACCATTGCCCTGAGTGGATTACCACCAGAAAgcgcatttttatatatagatgatATAATTGTCATTGGATGTTCAATTAATCATCATTTGGCTAaccttgaaaaagtttttggaaaattacaaaaatttaatttgaaattgaaccctggaaaatgtaaatttttcTGTGCAGATGTCACC from Toxorhynchites rutilus septentrionalis strain SRP chromosome 3, ASM2978413v1, whole genome shotgun sequence encodes:
- the LOC129774519 gene encoding probable cyclin-dependent serine/threonine-protein kinase DDB_G0292550, which translates into the protein MAQALEIIKTIPILVPHYNGEGEKLNSTIAALNACKSLINNDNQAIAIQVILSRLEGKARSAVGDNPQNVDEIIEKLKNKCTVKVAPESVVAKLNAIKQNSEIGKFTDQIEKLTLQLERAYIDEDVPVGTASRMSTKAGIKRVESGVVRNPLCPIRFTKQDMATVTGIKALASGVRNHETKLILKAGQFSTLSAAIETINENEQPHNDNANIMHYRTQNSRNNPHQGNRPSYNNRNRNNSNHNNNNFRRNDRFQSRPFLTHRKTNNYNGYQRQQHNQNYNRHPQNRAPFNSTRNNGSRVFLAQSGNAFTPQQITVGGTGQVTGQGTGQDPRQSQGQYQNVIQEQQIRPQRQMQGQVMTYTRMN